A window from Culex pipiens pallens isolate TS chromosome 3, TS_CPP_V2, whole genome shotgun sequence encodes these proteins:
- the LOC120412970 gene encoding terminal uridylyltransferase Tailor: MVQAAKQELYLLNWEIANLTQKLISFSEMYSAVDLKTVEYLEKMIKTTDRFLTQKTLVPVGEWDAGDKAIFEGYTFSRSINCKMCDRSIKITKPGLLKHLAEHDIKVENTPKVKTPAKEPVTKSESKGPVKRKEPVQNKPRLHNEKPCLEVGCLPTIKEPVSNKMKKFLTNKSPQDQLKATTERKQEQVNSPVHAAIAADLEKILAYKFPNVKAHPFGSRVTGLGNDTSDVDIYLDLDGNQEGNLSKDTIQRYSNQVQALLQASGHWSEFKPILNARTPILRTWNLQQKLDCDLSFSNGLSMCNTELIQYFFEIQPVCSAVTLYVKEWARYLNIEALNGYTVTLLTIFFFQAHKLLPSVYQLQTNNSEEHKVRRISHWRVDFERKSLEQLKIVPIPEAQIELYLGGFFAFYGEAFKFETNMVCPFLGTPQLKIHFDPLGTRIPAQMKALREYYATLNMNEAHPVNELLQYAKPMVVQDPFELNHNVAKGLMPINVSKFRKLCAETGPLLQSAAAKGQPEA, encoded by the exons atggtGCAGGCCGCTAAGCAGGAG CTGTACCTGCTCAACTGGGAGATCGCCAATCTGACCCAGAAGCTGATTTCCTTTTCGGAGATGTACTCGGCGGTTGATTTGAAAACCGTTGAATATTTGGAAAAGATGATCAAAACGACGGACCGGTTCCTGACGCAGAAGACGCTGGTTCCGGTGGGCGAGTGGGACGCCGGGGACAAGGCCATCTTCGAGGGGTACACATTCTCGCGCAGCATCAACTGCAAGATGTGCGACCGTTCGATCAAGATTACGAAACCGGGCCTGCTGAAGCACCTGGCGGAACACGACATTAAGGTGGAGAATACGCCGAAGGTGAAAACTCCGGCGAAGGAACCGGTGACCAAGAGCGAGAGTAAGGGACCGGTTAAGAGGAAAGAACCCGTTCAGAACAAACCACGATTGCACAACGAGAAGCCCTGCCTGGAGGTGGGCTGCCTTCCGACGATTAAGGAACCTGTGTCgaacaaaatgaaaaagtttcTAACCAACAAGAGCCCGCAAGACCAGCTGAAAGCAACGACCGAACGGAAACAGGAGCAAGTCAATAGTCCGGTGCACGCGGCGATCGCCGCCGATTTGGAGAAGATTTTGGCGTACAAATTTCCGAACGTCAAGGCCCACCCGTTCGGTTCGCGTGTGACCGGTCTGGGCAACGACACGAGCGACGTGGACATTTACCTGGATTTGGACGGGAATCAAGAGGGAAATTTGTCCAAGGACACCATCCAGCGGTACTCCAACCAGGTGCAGGCCCTACTGCAAGCGTCCGGTCACTGGAGTGAGTTCAAGCCGATTCTGAACGCTCGCACGCCCATCCTGCGCACCTGGAACCTACAGCAAAAGCTAGACTGCGACCTGTCCTTCTCTAACGGACTGTCCATGTGCAACACCGAGCTGATTCAGTACTTCTTCGAGATTCAACCCGTGTGCAGTGCCGTCACGCTGTACGTCAAGGAATGGGCTCGCTATCTCAACATCGAAGCCCTGAACGGGTACACCGTAACGCTGCTCACGATTTTCTTCTTCCAAGCACACAAACTGCTGCCCTCCGTGTACCAGCTGCAAACGAACAACTCCGAGGAGCACAAAGTTCGTCGTATTTCGC ATTGGCGCGTCGACTTCGAGCGCAAGTCCCTGGAACAGCTCAAGATCGTCCCCATCCCGGAGGCACAAATCGAACTCTACCTAGGTGGCTTCTTCGCCTTCTACGGGGAAGCGTTCAAGTTCGAAACGAACATGGTGTGTCCCTTCCTCGGAACGCCCCAGCTTAAGATTCACTTCGACCCGCTCGGCACCCGAATCCCGGCCCAGATGAAAGCACTGCGCGAGTACTACGCCACGCTGAACATGAACGAAGCCCACCCCGTCAACGAGCTGTTGCAGTACGCGAAACCGATGGTGGTGCAGGATCCGTTCGAGCTGAACCACAACGTCGCCAAGGGCCTGATGCCGATCAACGTGAGCAAGTTCCGCAAGCTGTGCGCCGAGACGGGACCGCTGCTGCAGAGTGCTGCCGCCAAGGGACAACCAGAGGCGTAG